The following are encoded together in the Candidatus Margulisiibacteriota bacterium genome:
- a CDS encoding endonuclease domain-containing protein, translating to MTKIYNMKKYIERRKRLRKNLTATELILWTAVRNNKLGIRFRRQYGVKAFVLDFYCPARKLAIEVDGGVHLTDRQSAIDKDRQRIIENLGIKFLRFTNEQVRQNLTAVLKSIKDSLSS from the coding sequence GTGACAAAAATATATAATATGAAAAAATATATTGAGCGGCGCAAGCGTTTGCGAAAAAACCTGACCGCTACGGAACTTATTCTCTGGACGGCGGTTAGGAATAATAAATTAGGCATTAGATTTAGGCGGCAGTATGGCGTGAAAGCTTTTGTCCTGGATTTTTATTGTCCGGCACGTAAACTGGCCATCGAGGTCGACGGCGGTGTGCACCTAACGGACAGGCAATCGGCAATAGATAAAGACCGCCAGCGAATTATCGAAAATCTTGGTATAAAATTCCTGCGCTTTACCAACGAACAGGTACGGCAAAATTTAACGGCCGTTTTGAAATCCATAAAAGACAGCCTGTCCAGCTGA
- the coaE gene encoding dephospho-CoA kinase (Dephospho-CoA kinase (CoaE) performs the final step in coenzyme A biosynthesis.) → MIIGVTGITGSGKSEAARLLARRFAAEYIEVDAVGHRVLAENKFVRRAVRLLCGSAERPAVAAQVFKSPFKLFCLNTLTHPFMRRIIRRQLRARQKHFVIDAALLYQMGLAGYCDKVLFVDAPENLIYERLTAKGLTAGQVWRRLAANQKVYIYKQRAHKIIVNDGSLAALQKNIERF, encoded by the coding sequence GTGATCATCGGCGTTACAGGAATTACCGGCAGCGGCAAATCTGAAGCGGCGCGGCTGCTGGCGCGGCGTTTTGCCGCGGAATATATCGAGGTGGACGCGGTCGGGCATCGAGTGCTGGCCGAAAATAAATTTGTGCGCCGGGCGGTGCGCCTGCTCTGCGGCTCAGCCGAGCGGCCGGCCGTGGCCGCGCAGGTCTTCAAATCTCCTTTCAAACTTTTTTGTTTGAACACCCTGACGCATCCTTTTATGCGGCGGATCATCCGGCGGCAGCTCCGCGCCCGGCAAAAACATTTCGTCATTGACGCGGCGCTGCTTTATCAGATGGGCTTGGCCGGATACTGCGACAAAGTACTTTTCGTGGACGCGCCGGAAAATCTGATCTACGAGCGGCTGACCGCCAAAGGTTTGACCGCCGGTCAGGTCTGGCGGCGGCTGGCGGCCAATCAAAAAGTCTATATCTATAAGCAGCGCGCGCACAAAATTATCGTCAACGACGGCTCGCTGGCCGCCCTGCAAAAAAATATCGAGAGGTTTTGA